A genomic segment from Spinacia oleracea cultivar Varoflay chromosome 3, BTI_SOV_V1, whole genome shotgun sequence encodes:
- the LOC110783489 gene encoding general transcription and DNA repair factor IIH subunit TFB5 has product MVNATRGLLISCDIPMAQFIISMNNSKPSNQKFIIHVLDDTHLFVQPHATEMIRIAIAEFREANTYEKPA; this is encoded by the exons ATGGTGAATGCGACCAGAGGACTCTTAATTTCGTG CGACATACCCATGGCGCAGTTTATCATCAGTATGAACAATTCCAAGCCATCAAACCAGAAATTCATAatacatgtccttgatgataCTCACCTGTTTGTGCAGCCTCATGCAACTGAAATGATAAGGATCGCCATTGCTGAATTCAGAGAGGCAAATACTTATGAAAAACCTGCTTGA